GTGTACGAGGTTGTGCGACGATGAGACGGGCCAGCAGAGATCGTCGACACCGGACAGAGAGGATGCGAATTCTTCGAGTCGCCCAGAAGGTCTATCCGGACGTGAACGGTGGCGGACCGTACCACGTTCACGCCATGAGCCGCGATCAGGCAGCGATGGGCCACGACGTCACTGTCCTTACCGTTCGTCAGGATACGAACCTGCCACGGATCGAGGAGCGCGACGGGTACACTGTAGTTCGGCAAGATCCGGCGTTCGAACTGCTCGGGAACGACGTCAGTCCTGGCGTCGCTCGGTATCTGTTCGATGCGACAGCGTTCGATGTCGTCCACGCCCATTCTCACCTGTATTTCTCGACGAACCTGGCCGCACTGAAGGCCGCACTCAGAGACGTGCCGCTCGCGATCACCAACCATGGCCTCTACTCGCAGAACGCCTCCGAGTGGGCGTTCGACCTGTATCTCCGATCGATCGGCCGGTGGACGTTCGACCAGGCCGACGTCGTGTTTTGCTATACTGAGACCGACAGGGAACGGGTACGGGAGTTCGGCGTCTCGAGCCGAATCGAGGTCGTCTCGAACGGGATCGACACGGAACGGTTCACGCCAGACGAATCAGAGAGCGAGCCGATCGATCACGACGGCCCCGTGGTGTTATTCGTCGGCCGACTGGTCGAGGGAAAACGGCCGACCGACGCACTCTGTGCCGTCGCTCAGGTTCGCGAAACGTTCCCGAACGTCGAATTACACTTCTGTGGCGACGGACCGCTTCGGAGTGAGCTGAAATCGATCGCTCGCGACCTCGGCCTTCGGGACAGTGTCCGGTTTCACGGGCAGGTTCCGTACGACGAGATGCCAGGGGTGTATCGCAGTTCGGACGTGCTGGTCCTTCCGAGCAGGTCCGAGGGCGTTCCACGAACGGTGTTAGAGGCGATGGCTACCGGGACGCCAGTCGTGACGAGCGATCTCGACCAGCTCACATCAATTGTCGAGAGAGGCGGGCAAACCGCGACGACAGGGTGCCCGGACGAGTTTGCGAGCGCGCTCGAAGACGAGTTGCTTGATCACACCGTGCGCTCACCGAGGGCAGCGATCGAGGCGGGAGGGTACGAGTGGCAGCACACCGTTGATAAAACGACCCGATATCTACGGGAGATCGGGGACCTCCCCGACGGTGAACACCTCGCGGTGGCGAACAACACGAACGATTCGTCCTGACGATTGGGTCGCTACAGACCTACTGCGACTGCAACGCGTACAGCGACGAGTACGCACTCGGGTTCGACAGCAACTCCTCGTGGGGTCCGGACTCCACGATCTCTCCGTCTTCCATCGTGTAGATTCGATCGGCGTTGGTTACCGTCGAGAGCCTGTGAGCAATCACCAGCATCGCGTCGTCTCGGGTCATCGATTTGATCTCCTCGTGAGCTCGCTGTTCGAGGGCCGTCTCTATAGTAGCCACTGAACGTCAGTGCACACCTGCTCGCGATCAAGCGGCCAAACTGGCTTGCGCTGCCAGTTTTGGCCGCTCCACTACAAGCAGTGTGTAACCCGTTTCAGTTGGTACTATAGGCCGCTCGTCGCTTCGTCCAGTATCAGCAAGTCTGCCTCTTTCAACACACGAGCGATCGCGACCCACCGTCGTTGTCGCCTCCGTGATCATCGAGGACGGGATTTCCCTCGCCTGGTTTCTCGGGAAAAACTCGATCACCTGTGGAATTTCACAACCTCCATTGATTTCGGCTTGCATCGCGTCTCGGTTCCTGATGGTCACGTTCCGTCAAAGCGTATCGTTGAAGACGTGCGAGCCCTGTCTGATGGCGCTCACTCGAGAGCGCTACTCCTGAACGTCGAGATCGGTTCTTGGAATACCGTTGGCTCGAACGTTGCCACGATCGGGTGCGTACATTCTGGCGAGCAACGACGCGACCGTCGACGTCCCGGCATTGGGTGGGCCGGCGAACGCGATAACCTCGCGCCGATCGAACCAAAAGGAGACGTCGCGGAGAACCGTTTCATCGCTCCAAACGTAGCTGAATCAGACGGTGTCGAACTCGATTCGATTGATCGATGTCGGTATTGGCCAGAGCCCCTTAGTCGGTTCGCAGTTTTACACCGATCGCACAGCCGCCGTGTGATCAGGTTGTATTGACTTTCAGCGGTTGCTATAGTCGAGGGTAGGCACTTGAGCCGTGTCAACACTCCTCGGGAAATAACGTCTATTCATCACTAGCTCGGAAATGTCATCACATACTGTGTGTCGTCGGTACAACTACTAGCTGATATTTCGGGGAGGGGGCGGAGAAAGAAATTCGGATGAACTATTTTCAGGGAGTCAGATAGCATCGTCCTACCAGCAACCGGATATCAACCATTGGAACTGACGATTCAGTCACCGTGAATGAACGTATTCATTCTGCCTTCTAACCTGCTTATGCTCCCGAAACCGTTCTCTGGGTATAAGTACGGTCCTGTAATGAGATTTGGCCGGGCGACGTGTCACAGCAAAACGTGTGCAGGAAAGTGGTGGTGTATCACTTCCTGCGACGAGTCACATCGTAATTCGCTGCGTGTGATGCGTCCACCCGGTAAAAAACAATGAAACGCACAATCGCAATCACATTGGCGGTAGCGATGATCGGCGGGCTCATGTTTATGGGGTTCGCAGGAACGGCAGCGGCACAAGTCAACGAGCCAGTTGACGACGGAATCAACATCGAAACCGGTGATGCGGTGAACATCGCTGAAGTCAACCAGGGCAACTTCAACCAGCAAGTAGGTACCGCAACTGCTGACGCAACTACGGTCAGCGATAAGAACTACAAGTCCAGCACGTCCGCTAGCGCATCTGTGAGCCAGAGCCAGGATGTCGGCCAGTCCAACACGGCAATAGTTGACCAGGACGCTAACACTGGCATCTCTATCGGTGACATCGACATCGGCATCGGCGACCCGGTCAACAACCAGACGTAACTGACGCGCAGCTATCGAATGGTATCGGTGTTCCCGATACACTTCGACCGTCATTTTATTTTTCGAATGTAGGTTGCTGTACAACCAATAGCTCACACTCAACGATTGCTATAGCTGTGAACGGGTCGGCAACTCGCTCGGATCCGAGATCGATCACGACGCGCCGAAGCGGACACCTGACACCCTACGTCTCGGAGTGACCTACTCGAGGCATCGCTGACGAGATTCTTTCTGTCGCGGCCCGTTTCGTCGTGTTCGAGCGAACGATTACTGGTCGAATATCGGAGAAACGTGTCCGCCGATTGAAGGCCAGACTCGTTGTCGGACAGATTGACGGGGAACTGTCAGTGGCAATTGACTCACCAGTACGTACCGCACTCACAAACCGACGACCAGGAATCAACGACCGCGGAAACCGGCCAGTCAATCGAGGTCGACATCGACGAGGAGGAAGACGAATACTTCGATTCTCAATCCGACCGATTGGCCAGGGTAGCTCGCTCCGCTCGCCAGATGATGTCGCGAACGGGCTCGCCGGTCTTTCGTCCGATCGCCGCCGCGTCGTCGTACTCCGCGCTCACGTCGTACACCTCGCCGTCGGCGTCGCTCGCCACTTTCACCGCCACCTCGTAGCGCTTCCCGTCAACCTCGAGCGCCACCGTCTCGAACTCCCTGTTCGCAATCCAGCGGTGGGTTACGCCAGCGTCCCGAACCCCGAGCGTGCCCGTCTCCTCGGCGAGGCGCCGCGCCACCCGCTGGCGATCCTCGGGCTTGCAGATCACCTTCACGAGGTGGCCCGGCCGGGATTTCTTCATCGTCGCAGGGAGGATCGAGACGTCCCGCGCACCGACCTCGGCGAGTGTCTCCTGCAGGCCGCCGAGCACCTCCGGCGTCGCGTCGTCGAGGTTCGTCTCGAGGACGGCGATGTCGTCGCTCACGAGCCCGCCCGTGGTTTCACCAACGAGCGCGCGCAACACGTTCGGGTGTGGGTCGAGGTCGTAGCCGCCCGCGCCGTAGCCCGACGACTCGAGCGAGAGCGCAGGCAGCGTCTCGACGCCGTCGGCGACGTGGGCCAGGATGGCCGCCCCCGTCGGCGTGAGCAGTTCCTTCTCGACGGGGCCGCCGGTGAGCGTCCAGTCGGCTCGCTCGGCGAGCTCGACGACTGCGGGCGTCGGGACGGGGTACTCGCCGTGGCTCATGCCCACGGTCCCGCCGCCGGTCGACAGCGGCGTGGTCACGACGCGTTCGGGCTCGAGGTCGGCGAGCAACAGGCTCGCGCCGACGACGTCCGCGATGGCGTCGTCCGCGCCGACCTCGTGGAAGTGGGTCTCCTCGAGGTCGTAGCCGTGGACGCTCGCCTCGGCCTCCCCGAGCAGTTCGAAGATGGCGAGGGCGTCGCGCTCGACCGCAGCCGGGAGTCCCATCTCCTCGACGATCTCGACGACCTCGAGGTAGCTCCGGTGGGGGCCGTGGCCCTCGGCGTGGACGTGATCGTGGTCGTCGTGGTCGCCGTGCTCGTGCGCGGGGTCGTGATGGTGGTCGTGGTCGTCGTCGCCGTCGTTGTGGTCGTGCGCGTGCGTCTGGTCGTCGTGGTGATGATCGCGGTCGTGGTGGCGATCGTGGTGATGGCCGTGGTCGTGATCGCGAGCGTCGTTCCCCTCGTCGGTCAACAGCACGTCGACGGTCGTCGACTCGATCCCGCACTTGACCGTCGTTCCGATCCGGTACTCGAGTTCGAGTGCGTCCTCGACGGAGGCGAGTGCGTCGGGGTCGGCTCCGGCGTCGAGTAGCGAGGCGAGGATCATGTCGCCGCTCGCGCCCATGCGTCCGTCGAACGCCAGTAATCGCATACCTACCACGCCGGTAGGAGGGAACAAAAACCCACCTGTGTCGGGCGAAACGTCCACGAGATCGGCCGGCGCCGGTGACTCTATATACCTCCGCCCCTGACCGTATTATGATAGTATCTAGCATGGTGGGGAAACTGAACGCTTGCAAAAAGTCTATCCGCCCCCGAACCGGAGGTAGGAACATCGCCGTCCATCTGCAATCATGAACGAAGTCCAACTGGAGGTCGCGAAGGCGTACCCGAACGACTCGGGTCGCGGTATCGCCCGACTCGATCCGGACACGCTGCTCCACCTGAAGCTGAGTCCGGGTGACATTATCGAGATCGAAGGTGCCGATAGCACCGCCGCGAAGGTGTGGCGGGCGGATCGGCAGGACTGGAACACCGACACGGTCCGCATCGACGGCTTCACCCGACAGAACGCCGACGTCGGGATCGGCGAGCGGGTGACGATCCGCAAAGCCGAGGCGACGAAAGCCGAACAGCTGGTGCTCGCGCCACCCGAAGAGGCGTCGGTCCAGTTCGGCTCCGACGCCGCCGGGATGGTGAAACGTCAGATCCTCAAGCGGCCGGTCGTCGGCCGAGACATCGTTCCCGTGATGAGTTCGACGAACCATCCGTTCATGCGCTCGCCCGGCCAGGCGATCCCGCTGATCGCCGTCGAGACCGAGCCCGAGGGCGTCGTACTCATCACCGAGGACACGGACGTCGAACTGCGCGAAGAACCGATCTCGGGCTACGAGAAGACCGGCGGCGGGATCACCTACGAGGACATCGGCGGCTTACAGGGTGAGATCCAGCGCGTCCGCGAGATGGTCGAGCTGCCGATGAAACACCCCCAGATCTTCAAGAAATTGGGGATCGAACCGCCACAGGGTGTCCTGCTCCACGGCCCGCCGGGCACCGGCAAGACGCTGCTGGCGAAAGCCGTCGCCAACGAAACCTCCGCGAGTTTCTTCTCGATCGCCGGCCCGGAGATCATCTCGAAGTACTACGGCGAGTCCGAACAACAGCTGCGAGAGATCTTCGAGGATGCGAGCGAGGAGTCGCCGTCGATCATCTTCATCGACGAACTCGACTCGATCGCCCCCAAACGCGAGGACGTCACCGGCGAAGTGGAGCGCCGGGTCGTCGCCCAGCTGCTCACGATGATGGACGGCTTAGAGGCCCGTGGGCAGGTGATCGTCATCGCGGCGACCAACCGCGTCGACAGCGTCGATCCCGCGCTGCGCCGACCCGGCCGATTCGACCGCGAGATCGAGATCGGCGTCCCCGACGAGGTTGGTAGGGAAGAAATTCTCCAGATCCACACCCGTGGAATGCCCCTCTCTGACGACGTCAACCTCCCACACCTCGCAGACGAGACCCACGGCTTCGTCGGTGCGGACATCGAGAGCCTGACGAAGGAGGCGGCGATGAAAGCCCTGCGGCGCTACCTGCCGGAGATCGATCTCGACGAAGAGGACATCCCGCCGAGCCTGATCGACCGGATGATCGTCAAGCGCGAGGACTTCCGGGGCGCGCTCGCCGAGGTCGAGCCGTCGGCGATGCGGGAGGTGCTCGTCGAGCTGCCGAAGATCACCTGGAACGACGTCGGCGGTCTTCACGAAGCCAAAGAGCAGGTCCAAGAGTCAGTCGAGTGGCCGTTGACCAGGCCGGAGAAGTTCCAGCGGATGGGCATCGATCCGCCGGCCGGCGTCCTCCTCTACGGCCCGCCGGGCACCGGCAAGACGCTGATGGCGAAAGCCGTCGCCAACGAGACCAACGCCAACTTCATCTCCGTGCGCGGCCCGCAACTGCTCAGCAAGTGGGTCGGCGAGTCCGAGAAGGCGATCCGCCAGACGTTCCGGAAGGCCCGGCAGGTTTCCCCGACGGTGATCTTCTTCGACGAGCTCGACTCGCTCGCCCCCGGCCGGGGCGGCGACGTCGGTTCGAACGTCTCCGAGCGCGTCGTCAACCAGCTACTGACGGAACTCGACGGACTCGAGGAGATGGGCGACGTCATGGTCATCGGTGCGACCAACCGTCCGGACATGATCGACCCCGCCCTGCTCCGGTCGGGTCGGTTCGATCGCCTCGTGATGATCGGCGAACCCGACACCGAAGGCCGCGAGCGCATCCTCGAGATCCACACCGAGGACATGCCGCTCGCCGCCGACGTCAGCCTCCGAGAGATCGCCGAGATCACCGAGGGCTACGTGGGATCCGACCTCGAGTCGATCGCCCGCGAGGCGGCCATCGAAGCGCTGCGCGAGGACGCCGACGCCGACGAAGTCGAGATGCGTCACTTCCGGAAGGCCTTAGAGAACGTCCGGCCGACGATCACCGACGACATCCTCGAGTACTACGAACAGATCAAAGAGGAGTTCAAGGGCGGCTCGAGGGCCGTCGAGCCCGGCACCGGCCGTCGTGGTAGCCGAATCGGATTCCAGTAATCCAGTAACTCGACCGGGTCGAATTCGACCCGCCGCTCTCCACTGGCTCTCACGGCAATTTATCACTTCTGTTACGGGGTTCGTACCGACCGTTCGATCGATCATCCTTCCTGTCTGATGGTGATTGTTAACACAGTTCGACTCGGTGGCTGAGAGAGGATCGTAAATCGTCTCGAGCGCGTTCGAACCGTCGTAGACTCGTCTTGAGAATCGATTATTCGAGTGAATCGTCGGAAATCCCTCGAAACGCTCGGGGGAGTATATGTGACGGTCGTCGGTTACTATGACACGTTACAGGTATACCCATGGCCAGCCCCCCTGCGACTCACGACCGTCGGACGTCATCGACCCGCGATGGGCCGTCGAACGCCCGCGAATCGGACGGCAGAATGCTCGAACGAGTGTCACCGACACTCGCAAAACCCGTCCGCGTTGCGAGCTTCTGGACGGCGATCGTGTTACCGTTTCTGTACGTGCCACTGCTCGCGACGGGACTGTCGGACTCGGCCGAGACGCTCACGTTTCTCGGGTTGCTCGCGTTGAACCTCCTCGCCCTCTACGTCGGACACTCG
This portion of the Natronobeatus ordinarius genome encodes:
- a CDS encoding glycosyltransferase family 4 protein yields the protein MRILRVAQKVYPDVNGGGPYHVHAMSRDQAAMGHDVTVLTVRQDTNLPRIEERDGYTVVRQDPAFELLGNDVSPGVARYLFDATAFDVVHAHSHLYFSTNLAALKAALRDVPLAITNHGLYSQNASEWAFDLYLRSIGRWTFDQADVVFCYTETDRERVREFGVSSRIEVVSNGIDTERFTPDESESEPIDHDGPVVLFVGRLVEGKRPTDALCAVAQVRETFPNVELHFCGDGPLRSELKSIARDLGLRDSVRFHGQVPYDEMPGVYRSSDVLVLPSRSEGVPRTVLEAMATGTPVVTSDLDQLTSIVERGGQTATTGCPDEFASALEDELLDHTVRSPRAAIEAGGYEWQHTVDKTTRYLREIGDLPDGEHLAVANNTNDSS
- the larC gene encoding nickel pincer cofactor biosynthesis protein LarC, producing MRLLAFDGRMGASGDMILASLLDAGADPDALASVEDALELEYRIGTTVKCGIESTTVDVLLTDEGNDARDHDHGHHHDRHHDRDHHHDDQTHAHDHNDGDDDHDHHHDPAHEHGDHDDHDHVHAEGHGPHRSYLEVVEIVEEMGLPAAVERDALAIFELLGEAEASVHGYDLEETHFHEVGADDAIADVVGASLLLADLEPERVVTTPLSTGGGTVGMSHGEYPVPTPAVVELAERADWTLTGGPVEKELLTPTGAAILAHVADGVETLPALSLESSGYGAGGYDLDPHPNVLRALVGETTGGLVSDDIAVLETNLDDATPEVLGGLQETLAEVGARDVSILPATMKKSRPGHLVKVICKPEDRQRVARRLAEETGTLGVRDAGVTHRWIANREFETVALEVDGKRYEVAVKVASDADGEVYDVSAEYDDAAAIGRKTGEPVRDIIWRAERATLANRSD
- a CDS encoding CDC48 family AAA ATPase, with product MNEVQLEVAKAYPNDSGRGIARLDPDTLLHLKLSPGDIIEIEGADSTAAKVWRADRQDWNTDTVRIDGFTRQNADVGIGERVTIRKAEATKAEQLVLAPPEEASVQFGSDAAGMVKRQILKRPVVGRDIVPVMSSTNHPFMRSPGQAIPLIAVETEPEGVVLITEDTDVELREEPISGYEKTGGGITYEDIGGLQGEIQRVREMVELPMKHPQIFKKLGIEPPQGVLLHGPPGTGKTLLAKAVANETSASFFSIAGPEIISKYYGESEQQLREIFEDASEESPSIIFIDELDSIAPKREDVTGEVERRVVAQLLTMMDGLEARGQVIVIAATNRVDSVDPALRRPGRFDREIEIGVPDEVGREEILQIHTRGMPLSDDVNLPHLADETHGFVGADIESLTKEAAMKALRRYLPEIDLDEEDIPPSLIDRMIVKREDFRGALAEVEPSAMREVLVELPKITWNDVGGLHEAKEQVQESVEWPLTRPEKFQRMGIDPPAGVLLYGPPGTGKTLMAKAVANETNANFISVRGPQLLSKWVGESEKAIRQTFRKARQVSPTVIFFDELDSLAPGRGGDVGSNVSERVVNQLLTELDGLEEMGDVMVIGATNRPDMIDPALLRSGRFDRLVMIGEPDTEGRERILEIHTEDMPLAADVSLREIAEITEGYVGSDLESIAREAAIEALREDADADEVEMRHFRKALENVRPTITDDILEYYEQIKEEFKGGSRAVEPGTGRRGSRIGFQ